Part of the Nicotiana tabacum cultivar K326 chromosome 20, ASM71507v2, whole genome shotgun sequence genome, TGAAGGTaaatggtttttatttatgataataCAATTTACCTACAAAATATAATACAATTTGTATACATATACTGCCTTAATCAagctaatttatttttttcatcatTCAGTTCACCAACATAAATGAATCACCTGAAGAGCTTTCAGTGATGTCTTTGCCTGATAAAGTTGAGTACATAATTGAAGAGGTTGAACATGTTTCTGAGGATCCCAAAGTTGATGCTCCTTCATTGGAACCCAAAGAATCAATTGGAAAAGAGGAAAATGAGTTTATTCTTCATAAAATAAGAaagttaaaaatatatatatatatatatatatatatatatatatatatatatatatatatatatatatatatatatatatatatatatatatatatatatatatatatatatatatatatatatatatatatatatatatatatatatatatatatatatatatatatatatatatatatataataatagtGCATCTATTTTTAATGTATTTTAAGACATATTTCTGAAGTTaactatgtatttttttaattatgtagGTCAATGAAAAGCTTGAAGATTTTAGGAAAGATGTATTTGAAGAACTAGGTAGCCTTCGAGACCTAATAAAGGAGTCAGTCAAGACTGTTTTGCAGGTGATAAACAGTCCAAATGATCAAATTGATGCAAAGGTAACATTTGAATTTTAATCATATTAACAAAACTATTTATGTCACCTCTAAAATATATATCCTAACTAATATAAAACTTTCAATTTGCTGGGAGTTCAACAAAAAATACTGACCAACCAAAAGACAAGAACAATCAGCAATTTCAGTTCAATAGTGGTGAACCAGTGCAGGTCAGCCCCAGCAAAACAGGTATCTACAATATATCTCCAGTTTATCTACAATTATCTACAGAATATCTACAAGTTATCTACAACATAACTACAATTTGTCtacattatatatatacaaataaatccAGCATATTGGCACGACTGTACAGATTTATGTAGATCTTATAACACACCTACATATCTTCATAAATTGTCAAGCCAATACTATCCAGTatgatttaatatttttaatgaaaaaaaaacatgttgaAGGTGCACTTGGTGAAGAAAATCATCCAGCACGTGTTGATTTATATACACATTTTGAAGTGGCAGTTTATGAAGAGAATGCAGATATGAAATTGTATTCAGagatattttctttatgtttcaaTATTTTTACCATTCTATTAAGTTAGATATATATGGTGTTATAGAGAGGGAAGATATGCATGCACAATCTCCAATTCACGGAGTAACAATAGCAGCTGAAAGAGAATAGTAAAATCTGCAAGATGACAATATAGGTGAAGAGGCATAGTATGTGAATGTAGGTGATTCAGAAGACTTCAGAGGTGAGAAGAAGGAGGTTACACTTGATGATTTCGAGCTGCCTGATAACTTCTCCCAGTTGGTTATGTCGGCGAGCCTATACAAGATGAAACAATACCCGTGCATCAAGGTAGAACAAGGCAGCCGGGAAAGCATGCCCAATTACCATTTCTCCCTTTATACAGTTCTGGTGGCAGCACCTCGGttggacctcaaatttttcacctCAAGCACCCATTTACTAGTGTTATTGGTCAAAATGTAGATCCTGAGTTgttggatcaattccacaagtGGTTATACCATGGTACCGACACAGGTCCAAAGAGGTTAGGTTGCACAATTTGACACTTTTATTCCAGTATTCATCTTTTACACATCCACTTCAtgcaacaattttattttaatttctatttGTTTATATAGGAGGAAGGCTCTGTATTCTATAAAGGACAACCAAATTAAGCCATGGTTGGATGTTGGAGTGGAAAAGATTGACAAGAAGGAGTGGTTCTTTTCCCTGGCACACCCAAGACAAGTACTCAATGACTCGGTAAGATTCAATGTATTTGATTTGTAaatattttgtagataattttTAGATAATTTGTACTTTGATTGTAGATACTTTGTATTCTATTTGTAGATGAATTGTATCTATTTCGTAGTTTTGTATAAATTATTTGAAGATAACTTGTAGTATAAATGCAATATGTTTTTGTTGCAGCACATTAATGTTATAATGTGTTACTTGAGGAAAATAGGCAAGTATGACCCCCACAACAAGACCAGGTTTACTACAACAGATTGTTTGTTCAAGACTGGGATTGATCAAATCTATGAAAAGTTCCAAAATTCTCCTCAAGAAAAGAAGTTTTTTGTTGTCAAACCCCAGGATGTTGTAGTAGAATATATATTGGGGTATAGACTACTCGCAAATATTGCATGGGATGAAGTTGATTATGTCATCATGCCCGTCAACATTGTAGAAAAATTTCAATGGGTATTGGTTGTTTTTGACATTGCAGAAAGGTGTCTTTATGCGTATGATTCCATGGTCTCTTCAAGCAATCACCCTATTGTTGAATCTTGTGTCGACAAGTTTTCTGTTATTATCCCTTTGTATTTGTCATGCACCTATTTTTATGGGAAGTGTAAAgacatcaacttcaagaatacaaAGGCATACATTGAGAAAGCTATTACCGACCCTCTTAACATTTAATGGATCATCGGAGAGATATCACAGCAAAAAGAAAGATCACTGTaacaaaaatcttcttttttctatacatttaacccttttattttctgatggtttggtaaatattaacattttttttatcttttgcagcgattgtggtgtatttgtTGCTCCCTTTGCAGAGTATGTTAGTCTTGGAGAGTTATCAATTCCGGCAGAAGACCTTTCTGATATTGACCAACACCGTAGACGCTATGGAGCGCTACTTTGGGACTATGCTAGAAAGAAGCAGGAACATGGGGCAATTAGTGATAGTGAGGTGACAAGCAAATTGGTAAGGAGAAAAGGTGCACCATCTTTGAATGAGAAAACACGAGTCTATAGGAAGAAGAAGTAGTTGTAATATTTTGTATGGAACATGTAGTACAATTGTTTAGTTGATGCTAGTTTAGAAGAAAGATGGTAGACaagtttttgaacaatttttgtTGTTTTAATTGTAGCAGACTTGCGCTACAATTATAGTagcctttgttttttttcttatcCAGTATAGTAGTTCAAAAGGAAACATTCTGTTGGTTTTATATTCACTTGTTGAATCTTTACAGTACTTGATCTTCATTATTTTTAGCATATAAATCTTTTCCAACTGAATTTTTATACAGTTATTCTGTCAACGCAAAAATATGCAgttattttgttattgttttgtaGATAAAGTGTAAAAATCAGTAACTAAACATTTTGTTGCTTTTAAATTCAATTTATTGAATGTATAAAGTACCTGATCTACATTATTTTCACCATATAGCCTCTTTCTAGCTGAATTATAATCTAGCTATTATGTCAGCTAcagatattgtagttgtatttgtAGATTATATTTAATagtgtgttttgtttcttttatattCATTTGTTGAATGTAAACAATATTTCATCTACaatattttaagtttttaacTACTTTCCTACTGATTTATAATGTAGATACTCTGTAAATTTCAGTTAATGTATTTCTTTTGTAGTTTTATTGTAGATAAACTGCAAAAACACATTAACAACTATGTAAAGGATTCCAGAGATAGTAAAAAAGTTGTAGATTATATATATAGAAACTATTCATAAACAAATCACTCTATGAAAGTATTATCTCAATACAGAAAAATCCTAACTAACTACATTATGATCTTAAAAAACCTCAACAATTACACATCAAAATCTGTTATCGAGAACTTACCAACAATATTTATGAAATATTCTGTTAACTacataaaattttatttctttttgggtgcattcttgcaagatcttttgttatgcccttctCCTCCGCAGTTGCCGCATGAAACCCTGTACTTCTTTGAATTTATTTCATCATAtgttttgtatctttcttttttAGGTCTTCCTAACTGCCTTTTCCCTCCTTTAGGTGGATTTACTACTTCTTCAGTTATATGTTGTGGCACATTCCATTTGCTTTCATCAGGCAGGGGATTCACTGGTATTTCATAATTACGCAAGAGGTTCGCCTTTGTGTAATAAGGAGAATAATATTATTCAAAAGGCTCATCCCTATGTCTTATGCATCCAAAGCATGTGGACAAGGAAGTTCGTCAAGCTGGAATTgcccacaactatatctcttgtTTTCAAGACAAACAATATAGCGCCTCACACCATCTAGTACTGTATGGATGTAGTGtgttgaagccctcacctacaattacattacaaacaaaaaaataattcatatacggttaaaatcaaactatatacaaaatatctacaatatatctacattGTCCTGTataaattaatttgattcaataaATGATCAGATCTTATTCTAAGCTTGTGCGATAATGTTCTGTTGTCATCTAAATCTTTGTTGAATTTGAACCCAAGGTATGTGAATGTAACCTTTGCTTTCAATAACTTTTCCTTCATCCAACGTTCAAGAAGGGTCCTCATATACTCTAATAGTTCTACTATTGGTAGCTCTCTTGCATATTTTGTTACAGCATTCAACTACTCTGCAATGTTTGATGTCGTAGTCTAAGTTCTATTCACCGTATCATGTACTCGAGACCATCTATGATAGCCAATATCATATAAGTATGCTTTAACACGGGAGTCAATCTCTTCAATATTTGAcatcctttcattaaattcatcaagGGTGTATGACCGTGCTGTGGCAAAGTATAATTTACTTAACTTAAGATGTCCCTTCTTGAACTTTGGTCgtatatttgtccaaatatgccacatgcaagaATAATGTGGCATGCCGGGATAAACAATAGATGTTGCCTTCAAGATACTCTTATTCCGATCcgaaacaacacacatatttgTTCTTTCACCATATGCGAGTTTGAATTGCTCAAAAAACCACTTCCATGATGCGTCATTCTCTGAATAAACAACAACATATGCCAATGGTAATATAGTACCTATATTATGTGGCAAAAAACAATTAATTGGCTgcaagaaaaatacagaagaagacatatatatatatatacaaactacAACTTTTATACAATATATCTACAATAAATCTGCAAGTACTACAAAAAACATACAAGCTACTACAATAAAACTTCAATACCTGCTGCATCCATTGTACTAGTTGTTAGCATTATTCCCCTGTATGCTGACTTTAAGAAGGTCTCATCAACTATTACAACTGACCTACAATATTCTCAACTACCGATTGACGTACAAatcacaacaaatacatacaagaAGCAGTCATCGTCCGTCTTCTTCAATTTAACTACAGATCCCGGATAAGTCTTCTCTAGAATATACAAAAAACTAGGCAATTTGCTGTAGGAGTCAGCAGGATGACCTCTCAAAAACTGTAAagccttttcctttgctctccaagCTTGCATGTAGGTTAGATTCACGTTGTGTTCAGACAACATGTCAAATTGTATATCTTTTGGTGTGTAAATTGTCTTAGGATCAGAAAATTTTGGAATAACCATTCTACCAACTACCATGGCAGTAGGTTTGTGTTGTATGAATGTATTGTCCATTAAAGAGCATGTGTGCTGGCTATTGAAATTTCTGACCTTAAACATTGCAGAATCATTTATGCTAGTTGCCTTGAAGTGCCATATACAGTTTTCACCAACACATATCAGCCAGTagctacaaaataaatacaatttAAACACTGGTTTAAAATGtagatttaaaaagaaaaaaaatattttagcttaAACAGTCACATTATACAATCTATATACAACATAACTACAATTCATCTACAATTCTGATAAACATTATCACAAGAAAAAACTGAAGaagtaaaaaattacaaataaactacaaaattaaaaaaaaataatgatctTTGACCATTCATATGTTCATACCTTCTAGCACTAGATCTTTTAACCCTGAATTGGAACAGGTGCATGACAGAATAGTGCTTCATTGCAGTTGTAATTGTTTCCTTGTCTTGTTATACTTGTCCTACTTCAATAGAACTTGGTGTAATATctgttattattatattttcatattCCTCTATAACAGGAGATGTTGgtatatcaagtaactttagtgttccagacgaacctgcatgaaaataaatataaatactaTTATGAACagtttgtataaattttgtagataatttgtaggaAGGTTGaaattctgtatttcatattaatttttcaaacgATATGTAGTTTTATTGTAGAATAAATGTAGAAATTTTATAGATATTATGAAAATCCATACTGATATATAATTACTCTAACATGTAGTTTATTTATAGATAAAATATAGATGAAGTGTAGTACAGTGACATACAACCAAAATTTGATAGAAAAATTAACATCACACACCTACAGTTGTGTTCTCATTGGTGATACTCAATTCCATATAGAAATCGAGAATATTTGTACATAGCGGATATGATCCtaagtttttgttttcctttttcgtctCCATGTATACACGAACACCCATATCGTTCCTAATTTTCATTGGAGGACAATGCTCGTtgacaatgtatttgatttctataataTTTTCGGATGTATCGCTCATTAATTGTTGTGCTATTGTTGAAATCAATAGACTATAACTCGCATCCTAATCGACCTGAAATTCTCTAAATCTCCCATAGCTATCCTAATTCCCATTTAgttgtagcataattgggattttggacataattgcgtttgttgcagaagaattgtagaagatttagtcgtttttgatttgtaaAATCAGAAAAAAAGATTAAAACAGAGTGTATGGCAAAAACAGAGTACGGAAAATTTGAAACGAAGCCGACGATAATTATGAATGTGCGTGATTTGCGTTGTGGAAAAtctgaaaaaatatttaattccccaattttagcgcACCTAAATAAGGAATCTTACAGctacaatgattccttatttaatgcattgtctatattttgtagaaatactattaccatgaagggtaatatgcaaattatgaacatatttggtaatatagtttcctatatggtataTGAACGAAAATTTCCCATACTTTTTTGTAGAATTAAGCTAAATAGGTGTCCTCCAACCGCTTAAGCTAAAAATAGCCGAtaaatatataatatgtgtataatctaggcataatatgtgtataaatgtataTAATTGATgcataatctatgtataccgacaaaaaaaaataaacagtaaattgaaccggctatttgtgtaaagatctttTTTTCCGGAGGTTGGACTCAACAAGTTATACAAAGGAAATCTCTCTTTCAAATGGGCCTCCTAGAATTGAGTCCACCTCTTAAGTAGACTCAAATGAGTCCACCTCAAATGGGACTCAATTATCTTAGAACAGAGGGCCAGCTTACTTGCCTTATTTGGTGTTCTATAGAGGGAGAATGACACAGTTATCCACAAAAACAACACTATTTATTTTTGTATACCTATTTCTTTTTCTATCCATCAAACTAATTACATTCCTACCAATAGTAGTTTTTGTggaaaatgttttctttattctccaattcttttttatttctatgcttcttttcttttcttttcttttttctttttttttttctctttttcttttttctcattttcttcttcttttttcttttttccttttctaatttcatttaaattctttttttatattcttttttctcttcatatctaatttcatttattgttttcactatttttattattcttttttttatactattattaaagaaaaattaaattgtgtataaattaaatgtagctaatacaataaaaaaatattaactaacatatgataccgTTATAATATATAGCTATACCAACAGGTTATACAATTGTATGCAAAGATTTAAAAAagataatttaattattaaactgaaataatatcagttgtcaataaaaatttcaaaaaattctaaaaggaCCTAATTATAAGAGTATACCATTACATTATATAGCATACTATACTAGTATATCATTGGAATGAGCtgtataccaaaatggtatatagTATATCATTTTGGTATATAGTATATATTCTTCTTCGCCAGTTCAACGCAATAAATTATACACTATTGAATTAACCAAAATGGTTTATAatatgttattttggtatatagagGATTGGttcattctttcaaaaaaaattagtagtatactattatagttaattatataCTCTTGAATTAATTATTGTATACCAATACAGTATACAATATACCATTTTAGTATACAGTACAAATCTGTCTTCTTTGCCGTTCAACTCAATTTCAACCCAATATTTAAAAATCTACTCTAAAATCTCGACCAAATTGACGCAGAATATAGCCACATCCTCCAATTAACATTTCGAACATACCCAGTCAGAATCGGATCAAAATAACCACAAACTCAAACACACTTTATGCGTTGCAAAGCTTCAAGGTCCTCCAATGGCAAATTAATGTTTTGCAGAAGTCAGAAGTCTTGGAATTAAAGTCATAGAATAAAACAGAACAAAAACAAGATTTGCATTTTCAATTTACCCCTCACGCTGGGTAAAAgcttaaagcaaattaaaagggaaaagacaAGTGAATTTACGGGTAATAAGTTTAGATTGCCTAGATAGGAGTTGTAATTAATTTCCAAATGGGAAAATCCGAGTAAATAGTTTGGGAGTGATAGGCATTTAGCTCTTATTtcctcttttatatatatatatatatatatatatatatatatatatatatatatatatatatatatatatatatatatatatatatatagtaagatgtatatatagagAGTGGCTAAAAATATACCTTTCTCTTCATTATTTTACCAATTATTCTTCACGGGCGATATGTACATATAGTCGTTTTTGTATCGCAATTAAAACTAAACCAAAATTTATAAAGTAGTCCAAGTTTATCTGTCGCAAAAGGGATTGTTACTGTCAATAATAGTGTTTCATTCCTTAAGGTTGTTATAACTATTTTTGAAGCTTTGACTTATTTATGCATTTATTACTTGCTCTTTATTATGTTTTTGGTATGTCGTACGTTGTTTTATGATACCTTTAAAAGCCTTAATTAAACTTAGGAAATCAAAGCAAACTAGATAGGCAATCATATTTTGTAGCTCAAAGAATGTTTAATACTTTCCCTCTAGGTTTTATCTCCTAACTTCTGAATTTTAGGTTAAGTAGATCATTTGGAGATATCTCAATTAAAAggctctttttcttcttattctccttaACTTTAAGGAAAggtttcaaaataaaaataatctgTTCACTGAAAATATCTTCTTGTTAATATCATTAGAGTAGACGAATACATATGGGATAATCAGTAGTGGAACTTATATATTGATTGACTTCCAATAAAAGGGCCACAGTAAACGGTCACCAGAGTGTTAAATCTCAGTTCACATTCCCATAGATGTCGTGAAGGATCTATTTTAGCTTTATAGAGGTGTGGAATTGATATTTAACTTAAAGTATTTATAATTATATGTATATCACTTCATGTTTAACTTTTGTTTCGTGAATTTCAGATGTAAAATGTATTGATTTATGTTAATTCGTGGTGTTTTTATATGTAGGAATCATCCGGAGGCAACATGGGGGTGAAAGGTGTGAGATTAGAGTCTAAACggagaaaaaaatggaaaaatgcgATTTTCAGCGCACCACGCCACCTGTGGCGCAGTTTATAGAATGTTCAAAGAGACAGCGCCAGGGCTAGCACCCCACGTTGCCCTGGGCGCTGGTGACGGGAATTTCTCCAACTTTgtccgggacaaggttatttcggcccaaaCATCCATATTTTTACATGTAATTTGCCTTGCATTATGCCTCGATCTTGTTAACTTTAGTATGAatatttgtgactcgagcttaataatgATATTTTTATGTGTAGAAGTCAATTGGAAGTGATTTGGGGAGTTTGCATGCAAATTGAGGTCAAAAAGGGAAGAATTTCGAGGAAGTATAAGTTTGGTGCCCAGGTTGGTGCAAGGCACCAACCAAAACGCCATTGAGAGCATGCTAAAATATTCACTCTCCAGGTTGGTGTCTAGCACCAACCA contains:
- the LOC142174289 gene encoding uncharacterized protein LOC142174289, translating into MKHYSVMHLFQFRVKRSSARRIVDEFYWLICVGENCIWHFKATSINDSAMFKVRNFNSQHTCSLMDNTFIQHKPTAMVVGRMVIPKFSDPKTIYTPKDIQFDMLSEHNVNLTYMQAWRAKEKALQFLRGHPADSYSKLPSFLYILEKTYPGSVVKLKKTDDDCFLSVVIVDETFLKSAYRGIMLTTSTMDAAGTILPLAYVVVYSENDASWKWFFEQFKLAYARSYTLDEFNERMSNIEEIDSRVKAYLYDIGYHRWSRVHDTVRASTHYIHTVLDGVRRYIVCLENKRYSCGQFQLDELPCPHALDA